A genomic stretch from Solanum stenotomum isolate F172 chromosome 8, ASM1918654v1, whole genome shotgun sequence includes:
- the LOC125875254 gene encoding TMV resistance protein N-like — protein MKIMECKEKENGQTVITVFYDVDPSHVRYQSESFEEAFAKHESRYKDDVEMRQKVKGWRTVLIVVSNLKGYDIRDRIESECIRELVDDVSSKLCKTSSSYLHDIVGIYTHLEKVTSLLDMETNDVRIVGIWEWGESVKRL, from the exons ATGAAGATTATGGAATGCAAGGAGAAAGAAAATGGACAAACAGTCATTACAGTCTTCTATGACGTGGATCCATCACATGTTCGATACCAAAGTGAGAGCTTTGAAGAAGCATTTGCCAAACACGAATCAAGGTATAAGGATGATGTTGAAATGAGGCAGAAGGTGAAAGGATGGAGAACTGTCCTAATTGTTGTCTCAAATCTAAAAGGATATGATATCCGTGACAG GATTGAATCAGAATGTATTCGGGAACTTGTTGACGATGTTTCTTCAAAATTATGCAAGACTTCTTCATCTTATTTGCACGATATTGTGGGAATATATACTCATTTGGAGAAAGTAACATCCCTTCTAGATATGGAAACTAATGATGTTCGGATTGTGGGGATCTGGGAATGGGGGGAGTCGGTAAAACGACTATAG